The DNA region CAGGTAACTAAATTTAGGTGCCATCTTAGAGAAAAACTGCCCACAAGCGACGGTTAGCCCTACGCAAGTTGTAAAGCAGGCAAGCGTAAAGATAAGACCGAGCAACACCGTTCCGCCATTGCCTAACAGGATCGTTGCAGCGGAGGATAAGACTGCAGTTCCATTATCAAAGGTGCCGTAAGAGGCCATCTTTGCGCCTAACAGTCCAATCACAATATAGACAACAGAAAGGGCCGTTCCTGCAATTAGCCCAGCCTTAACGGTATAACTGGTTAATTGCTTTTTGCCTGTAATACCTTTTTGCTTAAGTGCCGTCAGAATGACAATTCCGAATGCTAAGGCAGCCAAAGCATCCATTGTTGAATAGCCGTCGATAAACCCTTTAAATAATGAGGCAGTCTGATAGGTATCAGTTGGTGCCTGCAGAGGCTGGTCTAATTTTAGAAAACTTGTGATACAAAGAACCATAATTGATAGGAGAAGGATAGGAGTAATCAAACGTCCCATATAATCTACAACCTTCGATTGGTTTAAGCTCAATAGGAAAACAAGTAAAAAGAAAATGGCTGTAAATCCTAGTAAGAGTAATGGCTGGCTTAAGGATACATTTCCTAAAAAAGGCTTGAAGCCCATTTCAAAAGCCACATTTGCATTACGCGGAACACCAAAAAATGGTCCGATAGATAGATAAACAACTACGGTAAATATGGCTCCGAACCAAGGATGGACTCTGCTACCTAGAGTGTTTACACCATCCTTAACGAGTGCGATAGCGATAAGGACGAGGAGCGGTAATCCAACTGCAGTGATAATAAAGCCAATAATTGCTGGCCAAAAGGAAGTTCCAGAACCTAATCCTAAGAATGGAGGAAAAATTAAATTCCCTGCCCCAAAAAACATTGAAAATAGCATTAATCCAACAAATAAAGTATCCTTCTTTTTCATTTCACTCTCTCCCACATTCTTTTTTTACATAACAAAAAGCCCGTCCCATGGATAGGGACGAGCTAGCTCGCGTTACCACCCTACTTCTGCAAACTAAAAAACATTTGCAGCTCTCGATCAACGTACAATCATACGTGTCCCATGGTAACGGCAGGCAGTTCCGGCAGGGCTTACTCTTATTTCAGCCAAGCATCTCGGAGATGATTTTCACTCGTGTCTTGACACCGGCTTTCACCACCCGCCGGTTCTCTGGGGTACAAGGTTTACAAGTTACTCTTCTCGTCATCGATTTTAAATTTGAACTATTTTAAAACTTCAATAAATCTATTATTGCAATTATAATATTTTAAAATAGTTTTGCAACCCCTATTTTTAAATAAATATAAGGAAAACGATTACAACATGGATAGGATAATAATATAAAAAATTTGTCTGTTTTAAGATGAGTATGTGAACTCTTTATGAAAACAATATAATCAATGATATATATCACTTACCCTGTTTTCTCTTGTTACTTATATTTAAGGTAATGAAAGAATGGGGGAATTAAAATGAAATCCAAGAACTGGTATGTTAAACAGTTTAAGAAAAAGCCGGTTCAAATAACAAGATATGTCGTTCAAGCGGTATTTCTGTTCTTTATGTTATATATTGGCTTGCGCTTTTACCAATTTTACATGCATTTTGAAACCTTAGGACAAACTCCATTTGTTGACCGGCCACCAGCCGTCGAAGGGTTTCTGCCTATTAGTGCCTTAATGGGCTTAAAGGTTTGGCTTGATATTGGAGAGTTTGATCTGATTCATCCTGCTGGACTCGTCTTAATTAGCTTTTTTGTTTTTGGTGCAATTATTTACCGAAGGTCGTTTTGCAGCTGGTTCTGTCCTGTTGGAACAGTGAGTGAGTTGTTAGCAAAATTAGGCCGGAAGCTATTTAAAAGGAACTTTGAAATTCCGAAATGGCTTGGTTGGCTGTTACTCCCAATAAAGTATTTATTATTGCTGTTTTTTGTTGGGATGGTCATCATCATGCCGACTTACAGTGCCATCCAATTTCTTAATGAACCGTATAATAAAATCTCTGATGTTAAAATGCTGCTATTTTTCTTAAATATTGGAGGAGTTGGCTTAGTAGTTGTTAGTTTGCTAGTTATTCTTTCTATATTTTATAGAAACATCTGGTGCAGATTTTTGTGCCCGTATGGAGCGCTCATTGGGCTTGGTTCAATATTTAGAATCTCGAAAGTACGCAGAAATGAAGAGACCTGTACAAATTGTGAAATGTGTACAAAGGTATGCCCATCGAGAGTAACTGTTCATAAGGTGGAAGCAGTGAATAGCCTTAATTGTACAGGATGTATGGCATGTGTCGAAGCATGTCCAGTAAAAGATACATTAAATATGACAGTAGTAAATAAAAAGGTTAGCAAGTGGTTTATACCTGTAACTTTCCTTGTTTTATTTTTCCTTGTAGTTGGATTTGCAAAAATCACCGGTCACTGGGAAACCATCATTACGTATGAAGAATGGCAACAATTGATTCCTTTGGCAAAAAATATTAAGTAAATAAATACTAGAAGTGCAGCCTGTTGTAAAATGGGCTGTTTTTCTATTGTTTTGATAAAGTACCTGTTGATTGGAGCTCCAGGCACGCAGCGACCCGCGGGCAGTCCGGGAGCCTCCTCGTCGCTTCGCCCTTGCGGGGTCTCCCGTGACTTACTCTTCCCGCAGGACATTGAATATGCTTCCTTGAATTTGCACCGCACGAAGGAAATGCGGTAGCATTTTCGAGGAGTTCTTCGTGCCTTCCACTCCAATCAACAGAGTTTTTGCAAAGCCTTATTGCTATAAGGTGATAACCAGTTGCCCCCATTTCACATATATATAATCTAAAAAAAGTTAAATGGGGTAGTTTGGATGTCTAGTAGAAATCAAGAGTTGGAGAATTGGGTTGTATTTCTGCTCTCTTTATCCAGGTCGGTTTACCTCTTTCCAGCTGCAGTTAAAAAAATTGGCGGTAAATGGTGGGGATATATCGATAAAAGCGGGAAATTTGTTCTCCCTCCGACCTATGAAGAAGCACAGAGTTTTCAGGAAAATGGATTAGCAATTGTCAGATTGGATGACGCAACAGGCATTATCAACACTGATGGGTATTTTATCGTAAAACCTAAATACGATACGATTCAGCCTTTCTCTGAAG from Neobacillus sp. FSL H8-0543 includes:
- the brnQ gene encoding branched-chain amino acid transport system II carrier protein yields the protein MKKKDTLFVGLMLFSMFFGAGNLIFPPFLGLGSGTSFWPAIIGFIITAVGLPLLVLIAIALVKDGVNTLGSRVHPWFGAIFTVVVYLSIGPFFGVPRNANVAFEMGFKPFLGNVSLSQPLLLLGFTAIFFLLVFLLSLNQSKVVDYMGRLITPILLLSIMVLCITSFLKLDQPLQAPTDTYQTASLFKGFIDGYSTMDALAALAFGIVILTALKQKGITGKKQLTSYTVKAGLIAGTALSVVYIVIGLLGAKMASYGTFDNGTAVLSSAATILLGNGGTVLLGLIFTLACFTTCVGLTVACGQFFSKMAPKFSYLQVIAAVTIVSFLIANLGLNQIIFVSVPFLVMAYPLTIVLVSLSFFHRFFADSQQVYAGAMLLTGIVSLYDGLKMFGLQVGFLDSVMSNLPFASVGLGWVVPAIVGAVAGLLIAKGTRSSATEKDLNIGKAS
- a CDS encoding 4Fe-4S binding protein, with amino-acid sequence MKSKNWYVKQFKKKPVQITRYVVQAVFLFFMLYIGLRFYQFYMHFETLGQTPFVDRPPAVEGFLPISALMGLKVWLDIGEFDLIHPAGLVLISFFVFGAIIYRRSFCSWFCPVGTVSELLAKLGRKLFKRNFEIPKWLGWLLLPIKYLLLLFFVGMVIIMPTYSAIQFLNEPYNKISDVKMLLFFLNIGGVGLVVVSLLVILSIFYRNIWCRFLCPYGALIGLGSIFRISKVRRNEETCTNCEMCTKVCPSRVTVHKVEAVNSLNCTGCMACVEACPVKDTLNMTVVNKKVSKWFIPVTFLVLFFLVVGFAKITGHWETIITYEEWQQLIPLAKNIK